In Candidatus Omnitrophota bacterium, a genomic segment contains:
- the sat gene encoding sulfate adenylyltransferase — translation MIKPHGSEKLNPLFVQDAGKRAELLKEAEGLPSIVVCSAAAANAVMLGSGYFNPLTGFMNRADSLSIAENMRATCGLFWPVPIINVVKDASSIKGAKRIALRDPNVEGNPVLAIQDVEAIEEFSDADMALMTQKIFRTDDPNHPGVAAFHSVGRMLISGPIQVLNFSYFEKEFPETFRTAYQIREEMQKLGWNKIVAFQTRNPMHLAHEELCRMAHDAVKADGILIHMLLGKLKKGDIPADVRDASIRKMVELYFPPNTVLITGYGFDMLYAGPREAVLHAIFRQNSGCTHLIVGRDHAGVGSYYGPFDAQTIFHEEVPKGALEIEIFEADHTAWSKKLNKVVMMRDVPDHTKEDFIILSGTKVREMLSKGEALPPEFARPEVAEILMKYYQSEA, via the coding sequence ATGATAAAACCTCATGGATCGGAAAAACTGAATCCCCTATTCGTCCAGGATGCGGGAAAACGCGCGGAATTGTTGAAAGAAGCGGAAGGGCTGCCTTCCATCGTTGTTTGTTCGGCGGCGGCGGCGAACGCGGTCATGCTCGGCAGCGGTTATTTCAATCCCCTGACCGGCTTTATGAATCGTGCGGATTCCCTCAGCATTGCGGAAAACATGAGAGCGACGTGCGGCTTATTCTGGCCTGTTCCCATTATCAACGTCGTCAAAGACGCTTCCTCCATCAAGGGCGCGAAACGAATCGCTCTGCGCGATCCCAACGTGGAAGGGAATCCCGTTTTGGCCATTCAAGACGTTGAGGCGATCGAGGAATTTAGCGACGCGGATATGGCGCTGATGACGCAGAAAATCTTCCGCACCGACGATCCGAATCATCCCGGCGTCGCCGCCTTCCATTCCGTGGGCCGAATGTTGATATCCGGCCCCATCCAAGTTCTTAACTTTTCCTACTTCGAGAAGGAGTTCCCGGAAACGTTCCGCACCGCCTATCAAATCCGCGAAGAGATGCAAAAACTGGGTTGGAACAAAATCGTCGCCTTCCAAACCCGCAACCCCATGCACCTCGCCCACGAAGAACTCTGCCGCATGGCTCACGACGCCGTGAAGGCCGACGGCATTTTGATTCACATGTTGCTCGGCAAATTGAAAAAAGGCGACATCCCCGCCGACGTGCGCGACGCTTCAATCCGCAAGATGGTAGAATTGTATTTCCCGCCCAATACGGTTCTCATCACCGGCTACGGCTTCGACATGCTCTACGCCGGACCGCGCGAGGCGGTGTTGCACGCCATTTTCCGCCAGAATTCGGGATGCACGCATCTTATCGTAGGCCGGGATCACGCTGGCGTGGGCAGTTACTACGGTCCCTTCGACGCACAGACGATCTTCCATGAGGAAGTTCCCAAGGGCGCGTTGGAAATCGAGATTTTCGAGGCCGATCATACCGCCTGGTCCAAAAAATTGAACAAAGTCGTCATGATGCGCGACGTTCCCGATCATACGAAAGAGGATTTCATCATACTCTCCGGTACGAAAGTGCGCGAGATGCTCTCGAAAGGCGAAGCGCTGCCGCCGGAATTCGCACGGCCGGAAGTGGCTGAAATTCTTATGAAATACTATCAATCGGAAGCTTGA